Genomic window (Gadus chalcogrammus isolate NIFS_2021 chromosome 3, NIFS_Gcha_1.0, whole genome shotgun sequence):
ATACGTTTTTGCAAATTGTACATTGCTCTTGAAAAGTAAAGTATTTAGTATAACATGTTTGCACGCTCGGTCGCTGGAGTGGGGTGCAGAATTCGCCACCAGGTTGACTTCCACTCCTCCCGTTTGGTCATTGACGTAGGGACATTAAATGGaacaaaaatgttttattaaaacattacattttgtcaaaaTTGTACACAGTATCTACACGCAAGCCAGTTGGTTTTAACAAGCGCATCGTTGGCATGCTGCTACATAAAACAAAAAGGGAATGGGAATATTTTATTGTACAACCACAACTTATcgaaataaacaaagaaaaacatgacTGGGTCTaccaatgtgtgtttgtttacaacGGCTGCAAAAGCAGTTCGAAAGCAACACGGAGTGTTTCATATTCACTGGCTCGACCGGTTTTAATGCTCCTTTGTTTGTTACAGTGCAGCTTATGACTTCCCGTCTCCTATCTCTTCTGACATACGATGAGATGATaggcttgttttttttaatcgctACCCACCCAAACCTGCCTGGAGACGTAGTCTTCCTGGACAGGGTGAGTGGTTCGATAGCTCTCAAGGACTATTAACCCCTATCTACACGCGAAGAGAGAGATTGTCTGCCTTACTTCCTCCATCTGCTCCTCACTGTACATTTATTCATCTTGCCATTGGGTTCAATCGTAGCTTAATTTAATTAGATATACTTTAAGTATTTGTACCCAGCTTTAGGATTTGGCCCTCCTCTTCTATGCCTGAACATTGTGAGCATTGTAGTGTTGATCGCCTCATCTACCGAGTCAGATGGTTTAGCTTCCAGAAACTGCACGATTACTGTAGTGGATAGCAAAACGATTAAGTATGTGGCATTAATGATTAAGTTATATACAAATGGGTAGCAAGAAAAAACACTCAAGCGACAGGATTAGCTTAGCTGAGCTTCCTTGTAGCGGGGAATTTGTGCATACCAACATCACAGCAGCAAACTAACAGCTTATGTATTGTTTTTAAtggccaattaaaaaaaacgataTGTGACTGTTAAAACCATCTTTAGTACTGTACAGTTAGCCTCGGTCACTGAGCTGCAAACCTAATCTAAAtcatgattcttttttttaccgTTTTATGAATTCTGCCAAAAAAGGCCATGGCCCATGATGGGAGTAAAACAGTTTAGTTACATTAACTTTACATAACAAATACTTTGTAAATTAGTGAATAACATGACCGTGCAAATCAAATCCGACTCAAGCCACCATTTGTAATACACATCGTTCAGTCCAGTTTGATCCCGATGTAACCAGTTTGAGCGGAACCATGTGGTAAACAATTTCACGCCATCCCAAAACTCAGATCCAGCTGATTTTAAAGTTGTTAAGAgggaaatgtaaataaataaatacaccagATTCATAAGATGAACCAAAGTGACCAAAGTTAAGAAACGGGGAAGTGATGCAGATGCAGATTAGGGCTCAACAGTATCTTTTAAGTATTTTTAAGCGGTATTGTGTGTCACATAAATGGCGTTTGCTACACGAAACAATACAATGTGCATGAGTGCAAGGGAGACACGACCATCCAGAGAAAGTTGGAGCATTTTTATACAATAGTCGTCCCAGTGACTAGCTGCCTCCACCCGAAGCGAGAGCAAAGATCTAGTAGCAACTACTGCTCGGGGCCTTGGCAGGGGGACCAGTTTAAGGACCGGACACTGGGTAGAACTGACCCCTTCACCTCTTTATATGGGACCGGACCTTCCACGGTTACTCTAGAATACGGTGTGCAGACAGACACCCACCTCCCTGACCTCCATCCTCAACCAGCTGAGaagcagccatcgggtcccatAGAAAGGGCGAAGAGAAGTCCTGCCTTGGGAGTGAGTGACGTTTCCACGGAACAGACCTAGGCTTGACCGCCTTCTGAGCACGCTCAGTAAGCGAGACAAGATGAGCGTCCAGGTCTGCACCGGAGACTACGACTCCTTCCACGGCAGGCTCTATGGGCCCCaggcccccccaacccccaaaaGGCTTAGATCTTACAGCCACGTCGGGGTCTCTGCTTCTCGTTCTTCTTTTACTTTCGTTTGCTCTTGGTGTCTGTGGTCTGGAAGACGCTGGAGGCAGACATGAGGTTCTCGATGTACTGGCCCAGGACCTGGTTCTCCGACTTCAGCTTCAGGTTCTCCTCCTTGACGGCGTCCACCCGCGCGGACAGATCTGGAACGGAGAGCGAGCGAGTCGATGATTCAGCGGACAAGGTAAATGGACTGCGTTTATAGAGGGCTTTCCTatccagtggccactcaaagcgctttacaatattgcctcacatgcacccattcacacagcgatggcggtgtcagccatgcaaggcgacagccacaTAAGGACATACCGGAGGATGGAGCAGAACTAATGAGGCGAAGAGACGAAGAGAGACACGATGACAAACTGGGACCACGTCAGGGTTAACGGCTCATGCGTGGCGACGCTATTGGCTGAGCGTTAGTGGTGAGTTCGAGAGGACGCCCTCCTATGCTATAACTCCGGCCTTGCATAGCACTTAAGACTGCAGGTATGTCAGCGCTCAGCAATCACTTAACGATATTAGGCTTTACTGCACCGTATCGGATGTCAGGGTCCACCTTCCCATACTGTCTCAGATAATTAGTATGGGATGCATGTATACAACGGACGGTGTGGCTATTTGGTACAACTTTGAGGTCCTGGTTAAAAAGGGGGCGATTGAGGTATAGGTCACACAGGGTTGTGTGGACGTCCCATACCTTCCAAGGTATGCTGGAGTTCCAGAACCTGATTGATGAGCCTGGTCTTCTCCTCCATCTCAACCTGGTTCTCCATGTCTCCTGAAACAGTCGGGCACCGAAGGTTTGTTGAGAAAACGACATTGCACAGTCCTCTTGCTGTACCTCTCACACACTGACTGACTTACCATCCATGTCGCAATTCATGGTGAAGATCTCGTCCTGTTTGGAATACAGGGCTGCGGTTCCACTGTCCGCTGGacatgaaaaggaaaaacatGTCTGAATAAATTGCAATTGACATCAGAGACTAAATGGGAGATGAGCTGGGTGTAATCGAGCGATTACAAGTGGGTTAAGTGCCTTTGTTATCCATGTATATAATCGTATATGACAATgcatagagaagaaagagaaccaTAAGTTGGGAGTCTTCGCAATCTGCCTTTACTCTAAACATAAAAAAGGTATTGGTGCAAAAACATGGAGGAAATGGGAAACAAGCAAATGGATACACTGGCATAAAcattcacccactcacacacgaaTACAAAAACACCCATATAATATCGCCAACGACATTTGATGAGTATGCATCCTCATCAATTTTAACAACAGGTCGATAGGACATTTAACAACAGATAGGACCTGATCTAAAAAGGTAGAGATGCTGGTTGGTCGGACACCCCACCCATAGCCACCCCATAACCCCCATAGCAGGCCGACCCGAAGCCCAGCGGCGGAGGGCGGCGTCAGGCCGACCCGAAGCCCAGTGGGGGTGTTACCGGAGAATCACCGAGCATTCAGACCACCAGCTAACACTGGTGGACCAGCTCACCAGTGTGGAGCTACTGGCCCTCTGGCCATGTACTGGCCACAAGCTCGTAACGACAGCGATGTTTTAAACGCACGGACCCGCCGTACCCTAAAAACCCCTCAAAGCAGGACCCTGTCCCTCCTGATCAGATTGTAAACATGCACGGCGCAGAGCTACAATGCTACATGCTAATCGAGCTACAATGCTACATGCTAGCGGCTATGGCTGACGTTATGGTCGGATCGGGGCTGTGGTAGGTCGTGTCGATTCCGTCTATGTCAGTATTCATCCTCCTAGGTAGTCACTCCGTTTAAACACGAGGTGATGTCGTTATCACTCACCTTGGATATTCCGAGAAATGTCTATTCCGTGTCGGTATAGGGTTCGTTTGAAGCCGGGGAGCCTGGGACTACAGATGCGGAGAGGGAGACTAGTGGACTCTGCCAGCAGGGATGTAGAAGCGCCCGACACCGCCACGGATNNNNNNNNNNNNNNNNNNNNNNNNNNNNNNNNNNNNNNNNNNNNNNNNNNNNNNNNNNNNNNNNNNNNNNNNNNNNNNNNNNNNNNNNNNNNNNNNNNNNCTCCAACGAGAACATACCTGCTCCGCTGcccttttgctctctctcattcactcactgttccccccttcccctctttTCTTCCCTTCTTTCTTTCATCTGTCACTGagattcctccctccctccctccctccctccctccctccctctccctgcttccctccctccctccctccctccctctccctccctccctccctccctccctccctccctccctctccctccctccctccctccctctccctccctcccagaccgGTCGCTTGTGTTTCCGTGCGTTCTTTTGTCTCCTCCCATGCGAGCGTCAACTCTGTGTCACCGCTCACACGCCGTAGCCAGTGGGCGGCTGGCATCCacaccaactctctctctctctccctctctctctctctctctctctctctctctctctctctcgatctctctctgtctctctctccctctccctcctcgccCATCTCTTTTCATCCCCTGTGtgtcccttcttcttcttcttcttcttcttggtgttggtgttggtggctCCAGACCGCGGTCCACACTAACAGTgagcacagaggggggggggggggggagagcatgggagagagagggggtggggaagggggagagggagaaaaagagagagagagcaagagagagagagagagagagagagagagagagagagagagagagagagagagagagagcggttggGTGTTGTAGAAAAGAAGTGGAGAGTGCAGGAGGTGGTGCGGgtggagggagatggggggggggggggggtcgtagaTCAGAGCCGTCGTGATTGAGCCATCTGCTGAGAGAGAGgccagtaacacacacacacacacacacacacacacacacacacacacacacacacacacacacacacacacacacacacacacacacacacacacacacacacacacacacacacacacacacacacacacacacacacacacacacacacacacacatagccttgAAGATCACCACTGCCCCCCGCTGGTCAGTGGCTGAAACTGTGCGCGGTGCGCCCGGGGGGGCGGAtaggggggtgtctgtgtgtgctcggAGCCGTCAGTGGGTTAATGTGTTCAGCGAGTGGCACTCTCCACCGCAGAGCTGTGTCTGGTGTAACGAACACACAAACGTTCTCCAAAAAACGTTCTTCACGCATTTAAGGCTTTCGAGCCAATTCACTCGCGCGGTGTGTGATCGCGGACTTACTTATGTCCTCGCACGCGACGTTTTACGCATTCCAATCTACGATGTACGTCTACTCGTCTCTCAGGGtttggagtgtttgtgtgtgtgtgtgtgtgtgtgtgtgtgtgtgtctcaaagTAGCCTCTGAATGTGGGCCAGTGAAGCCCTTGAGAgactgcgtgtgcgtttgtgtgtgcggccgGCGCCGTAAATGTGCGCATTTGTGAACGTATAGCGCAAGTAccggtctgtttgtgtgcgctgtatgtttgtgtgtgtaggtttgtttgcgctaggtgtgtgcgtgtgtgtgtgtgcttggcagGTCAGTGTACACATGCTCACTCggtaggtttgtgtgtggcttTGGAATCGGGCGCCGCTTTCCAGCCATACCCTCGTTAATGTGGGACTCTTTCTCCCTTCACCTAAGCCTCTCTTTCTCCCGACCGACTGTCCTAAACGACGTCAGCTCTCTCACAGCCGTCTAACCTTTAATAGATTTCGCCAACGCCGCGCTCCCATTGGCCGGTACGCCGTCCTTCATCCTATTAGAGATTAGCATACGGAtgagtggaggaggaagtgCTCTTTATATGCTAATGAGGGGATAATGTATGCGCCGAGGACCCACCGGTGCCCCAGCGGGAAGACCCGGGCTGGGCTGGCCAAAAGCATcacagagaaagggggagagagagggtagagagggggagagcgagagaatgagggagagagagagagagagaaggagaggggagagatagagagagaggggagagagggggagagcgagagagagagggagagagagatggaagaggagagagagatagatggggggaagagagagagagagagagagagagagagagagagagagagagagagagagagagagagagagagagagagagagagagagagagagagagagagaatatggatgagagagagaacatgggcgagagagagagaataaaaaggGCGGGCCATCTGATGCTCTCTCGCCCGCCCCGTCTCACTGATACCATGAGTGTGCCCAGCATGGCTCAAAGGATGAGCACaatgcagcggggggggggggggggggaggtgcacATGTGTGGTTGTAGCGAGGCCGAGTGTGAGGCGTGTGTTGTTAGCACATTAGCCAAATCACGGCTGTTATCGTCTCTGCTCTTGACTCAGTGGCTGCTCGGCCCTAACGGGACCACCAGTGTTGTCTAagggggggtctctctctcctccctgtgtTGTGTCAACGTTATTTCCCTGTGTTATCCTTTCTAACCTCAGCATTAGCGACCAAAAGgggatctgtctctctctctctctctctctctctctctctctctctctctctctctctctctctctctctcagtctctgtctctgtctctctctctctctctctctctatctgtcgctctttctctctctctctctctctctctctctgtcgttttcgcgctctctctctctctctctctctctctctctctctctctctctctctctctctctctctctcgtcccctcGTTCACAACTCGTCCATCAACTTCTTTAGGCAAGAACGTGTTTTGTGTCCATAAAAGGTCAACAAGTttacaagcccctccccctgtgtctGTGGATTGGCCGGGTCGGCCCGCCCTAGCCTTTTGTTGCCATTGGTCCGTGGGTCCGCtcgacagacggacagacaaccCTAACCCCCATGTCCTCTCCTCTGTGCCCCTCCCCAGGAACAAGGCGTGGTCGGGATGTC
Coding sequences:
- the scoca gene encoding short coiled-coil protein A; translated protein: MNCDMDGDMENQVEMEEKTRLINQVLELQHTLEDLSARVDAVKEENLKLKSENQVLGQYIENLMSASSVFQTTDTKSKRK